The Bacillota bacterium genome segment AAAATGGACGATAATGTTCAGCTTATGAACAACCTGTTTAAAGATGATGATACTCTGGTAGTAAGATACGTCCAAAACAGCAAGAGTAATTTTAAATGCGCTCTTATTTATAGTGATGGTGTCGTTAAAGGACCTATAATAAACGAAAACGTAATAAAACCGTTAATGCTTGCTGATGAAAATAATCTGCAGTCGATAGATACAATATTAAATCAGGTCATTCAGGTCAATGATACAAAAAAAACCGGAGATTTAACCCAAATTATAGAATCTGTAACATACGGTGATACTATCCTTTTCATTGACAACAGCAATGAGGCATTGATCCTAAATACAAAAGGATTTCAGACACGCGCTATAGCCGAGCCAGAAAATGAAAAGATACTTAGCGGCCCACGCGAAGGATTTTCTGATGCTCTTCTGACAAATCTATCTCTTGTAAGACGTAAAATGAGGACTAACGATCTTAAAATGAAGTATATAACCTTTGGGAAAAGAACCGCTACAAAGGCGTGTATATGTTATCTTGACAGTCTGGTCAATAAAGACATCCTAAAAGAGCTTAACCGCCGCCTTTCAGAAATAGATATTGATGGCATGCTTGACACTAACTATATTACAGAACTGATCAAAGATAATAAACGTTCTCCATTTCGCTCAACCGGTTACACTGAGCGTCCCGACGTAGTTGTTGGGAGAATGCTTGAAGGTCGGATTGCTATTTTCCTTGATGGGACGCCGGTTGTACTAACTGTTCCTTATCTTTTCTTAGAAAACTTTCAGAGCAGTGAAGATTATTATCTGATTTACTTTTATACTTCATACTCAAGGATGATTAGAATAATAAGCTTTCTGTTAACAATAGCAGTTCCTGCCATTTACGTATCGATGGCTGCTTTCCATCATGAAATGTTTCCGACGCAGCTTCTTATTAACGTAGCAATCGAAAGGCAAAGCGTCCCGCTTCCTGCTGCGGTTGAAGCATTTATTATGCTTATAGTATTTGATATTTTGAGGGAAACAGGCGTGCGCATGCCATCATCGATCGGTCAGGCCCTCAGCATTGTGGGCGCTTTAGTTATCGGACAAGCGGCTGTTGACGCAAAACTTGTAGCGGCACCGATGATTATCGTTGTTGCAATAACTGGCATCACCAGCCTTCTTGTGCCTAAAATGAATGCGCCGATTATATATATGAGATTCTTCTTATTGTTAATGGCTTCGTCATTCGGATTTTTTGGAGTGCTTCTCGGATTAGCAGTTATAGCAATCCATATTTTAAATCTGCGTTCATTGGGTATACCACAAATTTTCTTCTTCTCCGATGTCAATTATCAGCACTTAAAAGACACGTTTTTCAGAGGCCCTTGGTGGAAGATGCAAACTAGGCCAAGAATATTGACACAGGGCGGAAACAGAATGAAAGTTAACAAGGAATAAGCAGTATGAAAAGAAAAATTACAGCCATAATTCTTGTAATCATAATGACGTTTTCATTTACCGGTTGCTGGAGCTATAGAGGTCTTAATGAACTGTCACTGGTTATGGGTATTGGGATAGACATGGATGATTCCGGAGAATTTTATGAAACTACATTTGAGATTATTGATTTAACTGAATCTTCAAAGGACAAAGGCATTAAGTCTAAAATCGTTGAGTCAAGCGGCAAAACCTTATTTGACGCTGTTCGAAACGCAAAAAAACGACTTCAAAATAGATTATATTTTGCACACGCTCAGGTCATTATAATTGGCGAAGAAGTCGCTAAAAGAGAAAATGTTTTGTCTATTATAGATTTGTTTATGCGCGACGGAGAACCTCGTGAGACGATTCATCTTGCAGTGTCAAAAGAGAAAACCGCCAAAGATATTTTGACGTCTAAAGGTGTCGACAATAAAATCGTGTCACTTGCAGTTAGACAGATCATTGATGAAGATGCCAAAACTACTTCCTCAACAAGTAATAATGTTTCATATAAAGCCTTTAATATTTTAAAAGATGACGGGAAATCATTGATGCTTGCGGCACTTCATTTAGCAGAAAATGATAAGGAAAAAGTTCCAGAGTCTGATGGCGTTGCAATTTTCGACAAAGGAAAATTAAGCGGCTTCTTATCACCTGAACAGACAAAGTATGTTTTATTCGTCAATAATGAGGTAAAAGAAGGGAGCCTTTCGTTTGATATTGATGGAAAGGGCACCGATGACGTATCATTTGAAATCAATAAAAATAATACTAAAAAATCATTTTCATATGAAAATGGAAAATTAAAATTTAAAATCGAAACAAACACCGACGTATTTCTGGATGAATTAAAATCAAACCTTAGTATGCTTGATAAAAATGAAATTAAATCACTTGAACAGAAGACATCAGAACTCATGGCAGAACGGATCAAAAATATTGTTCTTCTGGCACAAGCATCCGGCTCTGACGTTTTTGGATTGGGAGATTACATCTACAAGCACGATTTTAAGGTTTGGAGACAGCTCGAAGGAAAATGGTATGGACTTTTTCCAACTGTGGAAGTTGAAGTTAAAAGTGTTATTCATATAAGAAATTCTTCTTTTATAAAAGAAATGTAATGGCAGGTATACTATGGAATTAGCATTTACGTTGGCCTTTTTTCTTGCGATTATCATTTTTGATCTGATCCCCGTAATTAAAAGCAAAATTAAAAAAGATATTGTGCTTTATTCTATAATTCTATCGGTTACTTTTGTATTGATAGTTTTAAAAAGTTTAGACATCGATTTGCCGGGTCCGTCAGAATTTATAGAAAATACTATTAAATCTGTCTTTAAAATAAAATAATCAAGATGGGAGGGAAACAAAGTGCAAAATCATAAATTATCGGTAAATCAAATGGTTTCAACCATAATCTTGTTTAGTTTCGGAAGCAGTATTATTCTGGGAGTCAGCACAAAAGTGAACCAAGATTCATGGATATCACTAATAGTTGCAGCTGTCCTTACTATTCCGATTTATCTTGTATATTCAAGAATTATCAAGCTGTTTCCCGATATGGATTTTTTCAGTATGTTAGAGATGCTTTTCGGCAAGGTGATTGGTAAAACTATTACAGTGATATTAGTTTGGTATGCAGTTCACCTTGGCTCGCTAGTTCTGCGAAACTTTTCGGAATTCGTTGAAATTTCAGGAATGCCGGAAACGCCGCAACTTCCGCTTGCGATATTAATGATAGCGGTTCTTATTTACCTTGTCAAAAGCGGAATAGAGACAATTGGTAAGTGGTCACTTTGCTGTCTGCCGATCATTTTATTTATAGTTGTCCTTACTGTAGTACTTTCCTCTAAGAATGCAGATCTTGGTAATCTTATGCCAATCATGGAGCATACCCCGAAAGAAATAATTAGTGAATCTTATAAAGTTTTTACGTTTCCTTTTGCTGAATGCGTTATGTTCTTATTCTTATCAAGTTCATTTAGGAAAAAAGACAATCCGGTTAAAATCTATATGTGGGCGCTGTTGATTTCTTCTGTTACACTGGCCGTTATTATAATTCGAAATTATTCGGTGCTCGGGCCCGCCCTTGTAAAGGAATCTTACTTTCCATCATATATGGCGGCTAGAATTATAAATATAGGTGATTTTTTATCTAGAATTGAGGGCACAATTTCACTAAACTTCTTGCTTGCTGGCATAACAAAAATGGCAATCTGTATTATGGTTGCATCTAACGGAATTTCCAGCCTGTTCAATATAGAAAATGAAAAAGTCATGATTGTGCCAATGAGTTTGCTGACGCTTTCGTTAAGCATGGTTTTATACAAAAGTACTATGGAAATGTATAATTTCATAGAAGTTTACAGAATATATGCAATACCTTTCGAAATCATAATCCCGCTTATTATATGGATCACGGCAGAAGTAAGGCTTCGTAATAAAAAGCCTGCGCAAACGCAGGCCTCGTGACTATTTTATTAGTATAATATCACCGATGACAGGGAGGGGGGTATCCTTCCCTGTTGCTGCATATACGATACCTAAAATGAACATTACGAACAAAAACAGACCGCAGGCAGCGCTTAATAGACCGCCGAAAAAGATAGTATGACGTATAAATCCGGTAATTATTCCACCTAGAAATATAACTAGAGCTTGATTTGCGTGTCTTTTACCGAAAGCTGATCCCGGAAGAGCAACAAGAGGAAGAAAGAAAAGAAATCCCAAGTATGAGATTGCGCATATTATTTTTTCCGATGATGATACCATTTTGGCACCTCCTATAATTATATTAGAATTGTAGCATTAATTATAAATTTATTCAATTTAAAACCATTATGTTAATTGAATATTTTAAATATTAAGCTATAATATAATATGGAAATTAAAGGGGGATTTTATGAATAACTTCGAATATTACAGCCCGACAAGGATATTGTTCGGAAAAGATATGGAATTGTCGATTGGCAAAGAGGTCAAACGCTATACAAATAAGATTTTACTTCACACAGGGGGGAACTCAGTAAAAAAATCAGGGCTTTATGACAGGATTATAAGCTCTCTTAAAACTGAAGGAATCGAAGTATTTGAATTGCCGGGCGTTAAGCCGAATCCGAGGCTTTCACTTGTTTATGAGGGTATCTCTATCTGCAAGAAGGAAAAGATCGACTTTATTCTTGCGGTTGGCGGAGGCAGTGTAATCGATTCTTCAAAAGCAATTGCTGTTGGGGCCAGATATGAAGGCGATGTCTGGGATTTTTATAATCATA includes the following:
- a CDS encoding spore germination protein → KMDDNVQLMNNLFKDDDTLVVRYVQNSKSNFKCALIYSDGVVKGPIINENVIKPLMLADENNLQSIDTILNQVIQVNDTKKTGDLTQIIESVTYGDTILFIDNSNEALILNTKGFQTRAIAEPENEKILSGPREGFSDALLTNLSLVRRKMRTNDLKMKYITFGKRTATKACICYLDSLVNKDILKELNRRLSEIDIDGMLDTNYITELIKDNKRSPFRSTGYTERPDVVVGRMLEGRIAIFLDGTPVVLTVPYLFLENFQSSEDYYLIYFYTSYSRMIRIISFLLTIAVPAIYVSMAAFHHEMFPTQLLINVAIERQSVPLPAAVEAFIMLIVFDILRETGVRMPSSIGQALSIVGALVIGQAAVDAKLVAAPMIIVVAITGITSLLVPKMNAPIIYMRFFLLLMASSFGFFGVLLGLAVIAIHILNLRSLGIPQIFFFSDVNYQHLKDTFFRGPWWKMQTRPRILTQGGNRMKVNKE
- a CDS encoding Ger(x)C family spore germination protein, which codes for MKRKITAIILVIIMTFSFTGCWSYRGLNELSLVMGIGIDMDDSGEFYETTFEIIDLTESSKDKGIKSKIVESSGKTLFDAVRNAKKRLQNRLYFAHAQVIIIGEEVAKRENVLSIIDLFMRDGEPRETIHLAVSKEKTAKDILTSKGVDNKIVSLAVRQIIDEDAKTTSSTSNNVSYKAFNILKDDGKSLMLAALHLAENDKEKVPESDGVAIFDKGKLSGFLSPEQTKYVLFVNNEVKEGSLSFDIDGKGTDDVSFEINKNNTKKSFSYENGKLKFKIETNTDVFLDELKSNLSMLDKNEIKSLEQKTSELMAERIKNIVLLAQASGSDVFGLGDYIYKHDFKVWRQLEGKWYGLFPTVEVEVKSVIHIRNSSFIKEM
- a CDS encoding endospore germination permease, with translation MQNHKLSVNQMVSTIILFSFGSSIILGVSTKVNQDSWISLIVAAVLTIPIYLVYSRIIKLFPDMDFFSMLEMLFGKVIGKTITVILVWYAVHLGSLVLRNFSEFVEISGMPETPQLPLAILMIAVLIYLVKSGIETIGKWSLCCLPIILFIVVLTVVLSSKNADLGNLMPIMEHTPKEIISESYKVFTFPFAECVMFLFLSSSFRKKDNPVKIYMWALLISSVTLAVIIIRNYSVLGPALVKESYFPSYMAARIINIGDFLSRIEGTISLNFLLAGITKMAICIMVASNGISSLFNIENEKVMIVPMSLLTLSLSMVLYKSTMEMYNFIEVYRIYAIPFEIIIPLIIWITAEVRLRNKKPAQTQAS